In the genome of Calliopsis andreniformis isolate RMS-2024a chromosome 10, iyCalAndr_principal, whole genome shotgun sequence, one region contains:
- the LOC143184298 gene encoding uncharacterized protein LOC143184298 isoform X1, whose translation MYNMAEQQQSPDFKRMSLDKIIEAMTADLESSNGHYVQFGVNPQQTTSLNWRDYTQGQTRHYITNQSPHSNPSTMQPMTSMGTPLYMQDMPSYETTTDSIYFSSQAVNHLGINENNDLIGTIDVGGGNYINVIYGNASQIMAEQCQVPNMAPYRNQNMIDREYGLFNDRHIAVPSDLPTQNFNGKQLIDNLVGNWVPNQSGTYSPFGGSPNVTPVPQINVDIRECEELPRSSADSQYKKPRAVAEVKPMRPSYSDVLTKSAPAPPSPLTIQSTKPKAESVSKKISNKNSKNKSKSAVLKRQNSSGSDDHNSPKIQASRKVLEKNNSNLPRRWVSLDNLGLQSESHEINAFDRSNQFEKKKVSKSVKKPEKGETLNNSKVQNSNSKSTGNIPKRPIQINNNLNTINTSSQTVSPEKIEKNQQVITKVNKEEKKVTKEKNSKRFQAEKAQQIKKAQRNRRRENRESPVKDLYKNLNKYASRWSKIGLKIFHWLLHLVSDVVSMSANLIVQLCKCGWYHTILYLKYSWVYVAMTFSKIRILNAVGRQLDNWFGNSKFAFWRKIKSKSEEKEENSNWLRGGLETNIALPSTGEEAMKRLLACKGKDPYSILGVTPTCSDDDIKKYYKRQAFLVHPDKNNQPGAEEAFKILVHAFDIIGEPERRQAFDQTRQVEAAWGELSDLLSQLHRKMEQAANTIRCTNCGLRHKRIPTQRPCYAARFCAQCKIRHSAKEGDIWAESRLMGFLWHYYACMEGAVYNVTDWAACQAGNLKHLKANTHSVQYRIVLGQRPPSQAANSGKKRQQIDPNTSEADFEDFLNNLYNHSKTGATNVPGDQNSFRGDCKRRKAKRKNKEI comes from the exons ATGTACAATATGGCAGAGCAACAACAGTCTCCTGATTTTAAACGTATGTCCTTAGATAAAATTATTGAAGCCATGACTGCAGATTTGGAAAGTTCTAATGGACACTATGTCCAATTCGGTGTGAATCCACAACAAACAACGTCTCTTAATTGGAGAGACTATACACAGGGCCAAACAAGGCATTATATTACTAATCAATCTCCGCATTCTAATCCATCCACAATGCAACCAATGACTTCAATGGGAACTCCTCTTTACATGCAAGATATGCCAAGTTACGAGACCACAACAGattcaatttatttttcatCCCAAGCAGTGAATCATTTAGGTATAAATGAGAATAATGATTTGATTGGTACAATAGATGTTGGAGGAGGTAATTACATTAATGTGATATATGGGAATGCTTCTCAAATCATGGCAGAGCAATGTCAAGTTCCAAATATGGCACCATATAGGAATCAGAATATGATTGACAGAGAGTATGGGCTCTTTAACGATCGACACATTGCAGTACCATCTGACCTGCCCACACAAAATTTTAATGGTAAACAGTTGATCGATAATTTAGTTGGTAATTGGGTACCTAATCAGTCTGGTACCTATAGTCCTTTTGGTGGCTCTCCAAATGTAACCCCAGTTCCACAAATAAATGTGGATATCAGAGAATGCGAAGAGTTACCTAGAAGTTCTGCAGATTCTCAATATAAGAAGCCTCGTGCAGTAGCAGAAGTTAAACCTATGCGACCTTCTTATTCGGATGTTTTAACAAAGTCTGCACCAGCACCACCATCCCCTTTAACGATTCAGTCTACAAAACCAAAAGCTGAATCTGTAAGTAAGAAAATATccaataaaaattctaaaaacaAATCTAAATCTGCGGTATTAAAAAGGCAAAATTCGTCtggaagtgatgatcataattctcCAAAAATACAAGCTTCAAGAAAAGTATTAGAAAAGAATAATTCAAATCTTCCAAGGCGTTGGGTATCCCTAGATAATCTTGGTTTACAAAGTGAATCTCACGAAATAAATGCTTTTGACAGATCTAACCAATTCGAAAAAAAGAAGGTTTCTAAATCAGTTAAAAAACCAGAGAAAGGAGAAACCCTTAATAATTCAAAGGTTCAAAACAGTAATTCCAAATCTACTGGAAATATACCAAAACGacctattcaaataaataacaaTTTGAATACGATAAATACTTCTAGCCAAACTGTTTCCCCAGAAAAGATAGAGAAAAATCAGCAAGTTATAACTAAAGTGAATAAGGAGGAGAAAAAGGTAACGAAAGAAAAGAATTCTAAGCGTTTTCAAGCTGAGAAAGCACAACAAATTAAAAAAGCTCAAAGAAATCGAAGAAGGGAGAATAGAGAATCTCCAGTGAAagatttatataaaaatttaaataaatatgcGAGTCGTTGGAGTAAAATTggattaaaaatatttcattggTTATTACATTTAGTTTCTGACGTAGTTAGTATGAGTGCAAATCTCATTGTTCAACT TTGTAAATGTGGATGGTATCATACCATACTGTATTTAAAATACTCATGGGTGTATGTAGCTATgacattttcaaaaattcgtATCTTAAATGCTGTTGGCAGACAGTTAGATAATTGGTTTGGCAATAGTAAGTTCGCATTTTGGCGTAAAATTAAATCAAAAagcgaagaaaaagaagaaaatagtaATTGGCTACGTGGTGGTCTTGAAACTAACATTGCATTACCTAGTACTGGTGAAGAAGCCATGAAGAGATTATTAGCCTGCAAAGGAAAAGATCCTTACAGTATATTAGGTGTAACGCCAACATGTTCAGATGACGATATTAAGAAGTATTATAAGAGACAAGCTTTCTTAGTTCATCCAGATAAAAATAATCAACCTGGTGCAGAAGAAGCATTCAAAATACTTGTACATGCATTTGATATAATTGGTGAACCG gAACGTAGACAAGCATTTGATCAAACCAGGCAAGTAGAAGCAGCTTGGGGCGAATTGAGCGATTTACTTTCCCAACTTCACAGAAAGATGGAACAGGCAGCAAATACAATAAGGTGTACAAATTGTGGATTAAGACATAAAAGAATTCCTACACAACGTCCCTGCTATGCGGCGCGGTTTTGTGCTCAATGTAAAATACGTCATAGCGCAAAAGAA GGAGACATTTGGGCAGAGTCTCGTTTAATGGGTTTCCTTTGGCATTATTATGCTTGTATGGAGGGAGCAGTATATAATGTCACTGATTGGGCAGCTTGTCAAGCTGGTaatttaaaacatttaaaagCAAATACGCATAGTGTTCAATATAGGATTGTTTTGGGCCAGCGACCACCATCACAAGCCGCTAACAGTGGTAAAAAGCGTCAACAAATAGATCCAAATACAAG tGAAGCAGATTTTGAAGACTTTTTAAATAATCTGTACAACCACAGCAAGACGGGAGCTACAAACGTACCGGGAGATCAAAACTCTTTCAGAGGAGATTGTAAACGGCGTAAAGCCAAGCGTAAGAA caaggaaatttaa
- the Scf gene encoding calumenin B scf translates to MQEFMLFQILIGFSVLATAIPKPDDDPKPRVINKEPSDEEHYINSQHNPAYDHEAFLGEEAQTFDQLSPEESTRRLGIIVDKIDKDKDGFVTGEELKDWILHTQRRYIRDNVERQWKSHNPQEKEKLPWSEYMAMVYGDLDEQEAENNDKSKNNSFSYIAMLKRDRRRWSAADLDGDDALTKEEFVSFLHAEETDHMKDIVVLETMEDIDKDGDGKVSLAEYIGDMYDGVEGEEEPEWVKNEKEQFSMYRDKDGNGYLDFEEVKTWISPADFDHAEAESRHLIFEADTDADQKLTKKEILDKYDIFVGSQATNFGESLTRHDEF, encoded by the exons ATGCAAGAATTCATGCTCTTCCAAATTCTGATTGGCTTTTCCGTCCTAGCGACGGCGATCCCAAAGCCGGATGACGATCCCAAGCCACGAGTCATTAATAAG GAGCCAAGCGATGAAGAAcattacatcaattctcaacataacCCAGCCTATGATCATGAAGCCTTTCTGGGTGAAGAGGCGCAGACTTTTGATCAGCTATCCCCTGAAGAAAGTACAAGAAGATTAGGAATAATAGTTGACAAAATAGACAAAGACAAAGATGGTTTCGTCACTGGAGAAGAACTTAAAGATTGGATATTACATACACAACGCCGTTACATTCGAGATAATGTTGAACGCCAGTGGAAATCTCATAACCCACAAGAGAAAGAGAAACTGCCATGGTCGGAGTACATGGCGATGGTTTATGGAGACTTAGATGAACAGGAAGCAGAGAATAACGATAAATCAAAGAATAATTCTTTTTCTTACATAGCAATGCTTAAAAGAGATAGAAGACGGTGGTCAGCTGCTGATTTGGATGGTGATGATGCTCTCACGAAGGAAGAATTTGTTTCTTTTCTTCATGCAGAGGAAACTGATCATATGAAAGATATTGTGGTATTGGAAACCATGGAAGATATTGATAAAGATGGAGATGGGAAAGTGTCTCTTGCAGAATATATTG GTGATATGTATGATGGtgtagaaggtgaggaggaaccaGAGTGGGTGAAAAATGAGAAAGAACAATTTTCTATGTATAGAGACAAGGATGGAAATGGTTACCTAGACTTTGAAGAG GTGAAAACTTGGATTAGTCCAGCTGACTTTGACCATGCCGAAGCTGAATCTAGACACTTAATATTTGAAGCAGATACAGATGCAGATCAAAAACTCACAAAGAAAGAAATATTAGATAAATATGATATTTTTGTTGGTTCTCAAGCAACTAATTTTGGAGAATCACTAACAAGACATGATGAATTTTAA
- the LOC143184298 gene encoding uncharacterized protein LOC143184298 isoform X2: MYNMAEQQQSPDFKRMSLDKIIEAMTADLESSNGHYVQFGVNPQQTTSLNWRDYTQGQTRHYITNQSPHSNPSTMQPMTSMGTPLYMQDMPSYETTTDSIYFSSQAVNHLGINENNDLIGTIDVGGGNYINVIYGNASQIMAEQCQVPNMAPYRNQNMIDREYGLFNDRHIAVPSDLPTQNFNGKQLIDNLVGNWVPNQSGTYSPFGGSPNVTPVPQINVDIRECEELPRSSADSQYKKPRAVAEVKPMRPSYSDVLTKSAPAPPSPLTIQSTKPKAESVSKKISNKNSKNKSKSAVLKRQNSSGSDDHNSPKIQASRKVLEKNNSNLPRRWVSLDNLGLQSESHEINAFDRSNQFEKKKVSKSVKKPEKGETLNNSKVQNSNSKSTGNIPKRPIQINNNLNTINTSSQTVSPEKIEKNQQVITKVNKEEKKVTKEKNSKRFQAEKAQQIKKAQRNRRRENRESPVKDLYKNLNKYASRWSKIGLKIFHWLLHLVSDVVSMSANLIVQLCKCGWYHTILYLKYSWVYVAMTFSKIRILNAVGRQLDNWFGNSKFAFWRKIKSKSEEKEENSNWLRGGLETNIALPSTGEEAMKRLLACKGKDPYSILGVTPTCSDDDIKKYYKRQAFLVHPDKNNQPGAEEAFKILVHAFDIIGEPERRQAFDQTRQVEAAWGELSDLLSQLHRKMEQAANTIRCTNCGLRHKRIPTQRPCYAARFCAQCKIRHSAKEGDIWAESRLMGFLWHYYACMEGAVYNVTDWAACQAGNLKHLKANTHSVQYRIVLGQRPPSQAANSGKKRQQIDPNTSEADFEDFLNNLYNHSKTGATNVPGDQNSFRGDCKRRKAKRKK; this comes from the exons ATGTACAATATGGCAGAGCAACAACAGTCTCCTGATTTTAAACGTATGTCCTTAGATAAAATTATTGAAGCCATGACTGCAGATTTGGAAAGTTCTAATGGACACTATGTCCAATTCGGTGTGAATCCACAACAAACAACGTCTCTTAATTGGAGAGACTATACACAGGGCCAAACAAGGCATTATATTACTAATCAATCTCCGCATTCTAATCCATCCACAATGCAACCAATGACTTCAATGGGAACTCCTCTTTACATGCAAGATATGCCAAGTTACGAGACCACAACAGattcaatttatttttcatCCCAAGCAGTGAATCATTTAGGTATAAATGAGAATAATGATTTGATTGGTACAATAGATGTTGGAGGAGGTAATTACATTAATGTGATATATGGGAATGCTTCTCAAATCATGGCAGAGCAATGTCAAGTTCCAAATATGGCACCATATAGGAATCAGAATATGATTGACAGAGAGTATGGGCTCTTTAACGATCGACACATTGCAGTACCATCTGACCTGCCCACACAAAATTTTAATGGTAAACAGTTGATCGATAATTTAGTTGGTAATTGGGTACCTAATCAGTCTGGTACCTATAGTCCTTTTGGTGGCTCTCCAAATGTAACCCCAGTTCCACAAATAAATGTGGATATCAGAGAATGCGAAGAGTTACCTAGAAGTTCTGCAGATTCTCAATATAAGAAGCCTCGTGCAGTAGCAGAAGTTAAACCTATGCGACCTTCTTATTCGGATGTTTTAACAAAGTCTGCACCAGCACCACCATCCCCTTTAACGATTCAGTCTACAAAACCAAAAGCTGAATCTGTAAGTAAGAAAATATccaataaaaattctaaaaacaAATCTAAATCTGCGGTATTAAAAAGGCAAAATTCGTCtggaagtgatgatcataattctcCAAAAATACAAGCTTCAAGAAAAGTATTAGAAAAGAATAATTCAAATCTTCCAAGGCGTTGGGTATCCCTAGATAATCTTGGTTTACAAAGTGAATCTCACGAAATAAATGCTTTTGACAGATCTAACCAATTCGAAAAAAAGAAGGTTTCTAAATCAGTTAAAAAACCAGAGAAAGGAGAAACCCTTAATAATTCAAAGGTTCAAAACAGTAATTCCAAATCTACTGGAAATATACCAAAACGacctattcaaataaataacaaTTTGAATACGATAAATACTTCTAGCCAAACTGTTTCCCCAGAAAAGATAGAGAAAAATCAGCAAGTTATAACTAAAGTGAATAAGGAGGAGAAAAAGGTAACGAAAGAAAAGAATTCTAAGCGTTTTCAAGCTGAGAAAGCACAACAAATTAAAAAAGCTCAAAGAAATCGAAGAAGGGAGAATAGAGAATCTCCAGTGAAagatttatataaaaatttaaataaatatgcGAGTCGTTGGAGTAAAATTggattaaaaatatttcattggTTATTACATTTAGTTTCTGACGTAGTTAGTATGAGTGCAAATCTCATTGTTCAACT TTGTAAATGTGGATGGTATCATACCATACTGTATTTAAAATACTCATGGGTGTATGTAGCTATgacattttcaaaaattcgtATCTTAAATGCTGTTGGCAGACAGTTAGATAATTGGTTTGGCAATAGTAAGTTCGCATTTTGGCGTAAAATTAAATCAAAAagcgaagaaaaagaagaaaatagtaATTGGCTACGTGGTGGTCTTGAAACTAACATTGCATTACCTAGTACTGGTGAAGAAGCCATGAAGAGATTATTAGCCTGCAAAGGAAAAGATCCTTACAGTATATTAGGTGTAACGCCAACATGTTCAGATGACGATATTAAGAAGTATTATAAGAGACAAGCTTTCTTAGTTCATCCAGATAAAAATAATCAACCTGGTGCAGAAGAAGCATTCAAAATACTTGTACATGCATTTGATATAATTGGTGAACCG gAACGTAGACAAGCATTTGATCAAACCAGGCAAGTAGAAGCAGCTTGGGGCGAATTGAGCGATTTACTTTCCCAACTTCACAGAAAGATGGAACAGGCAGCAAATACAATAAGGTGTACAAATTGTGGATTAAGACATAAAAGAATTCCTACACAACGTCCCTGCTATGCGGCGCGGTTTTGTGCTCAATGTAAAATACGTCATAGCGCAAAAGAA GGAGACATTTGGGCAGAGTCTCGTTTAATGGGTTTCCTTTGGCATTATTATGCTTGTATGGAGGGAGCAGTATATAATGTCACTGATTGGGCAGCTTGTCAAGCTGGTaatttaaaacatttaaaagCAAATACGCATAGTGTTCAATATAGGATTGTTTTGGGCCAGCGACCACCATCACAAGCCGCTAACAGTGGTAAAAAGCGTCAACAAATAGATCCAAATACAAG tGAAGCAGATTTTGAAGACTTTTTAAATAATCTGTACAACCACAGCAAGACGGGAGCTACAAACGTACCGGGAGATCAAAACTCTTTCAGAGGAGATTGTAAACGGCGTAAAGCCAAGCGTAAGAAGTAA
- the LOC143184389 gene encoding uncharacterized protein LOC143184389, whose protein sequence is MKIILYVFLIVCVAHLSLALDYDKKYCFQYTWVAPVFNNKPEKYNCSAFKGVPCFEPLIVQDEPPDTNVIWDSEIEPEMCTLVSGNVCLKYTFMYNNDIVNTSLFCGKVIEDQTTAVTSGCYQQNVDGYTIEVCACESRTGRKPCNSTMGIQYSVTLIVTSLILIIMDLIK, encoded by the exons ATGAAGATCATTTTATATGTGTTTTTAATAGTTTGTGTTGCACATCTATCATTGG CTTTGGATTACGATAAGAAATACTGTTTCCAGTATACATGGGTAGCACCAGTGTTTAATAATAAACCTGAAAAATATAATTGTTCAGCCTTCAAAGGTGTCCCTTGTTTTGAACCTTTGATCGTGCAAG ATGAACCACCAGATACAAATGTTATCTGGGATAGCGAGATAGAACCTGAGATGTGTACTTTAGTCTCTGGCAATGTTTGTTTAAAATATACTTTTATgtataataatgata TTGTTAATACATCCCTGTTTTGTGGAAAAGTGATAGAGGATCAAACGACAGCTGTTACATCTGGATGTTATCAACAAAAT gTGGATGGTTACACAATCGAAGTTTGTGCTTGCGAATCTAGAACAGGGAGAAAACCTTGTAATTCAACAATGGGAATTCAATATTCTGTCACACTAATCGTTACAAGTTTAATACTTATAATTATGGATTTGATTAAGTAA